The Litchfieldia alkalitelluris genome has a window encoding:
- a CDS encoding anti-sigma factor domain-containing protein: MKKGIVMSVEDEFCTVLTPDGEFLKARNRANVSLGEEFYFYPIEEIETKKPSFWSRVKKKNVIIYSTSVLAAVLLFISFLPMMLTSNKVYAYVSIDINPSVEIGINEHLDVISLVAMNDDGTKLLNNFADWKNKHIDTVTEAIIEKSMQDGFLDHDTKEVLITTIVNGNETKASSKIDQELEDLSEQYEKGKQIIVTTEKSNLEVREKARSQGISTGKLIQLEKQKEKELKNTVDTVPDTSKAEKNIVPAEITTTTKTIDDEKEKINKSNRNKKSVNDENNNGKNNRLENQKHNNGKSNKENKNNSNESNGKNKVASDEKKKNNALNRSNGKKKEEVKKKSSELDHLKSPRERLEQRLKNLPGNGRGNSNGNGHSNGRDKNN; this comes from the coding sequence GTGAAAAAAGGAATAGTTATGAGTGTTGAGGATGAGTTTTGTACAGTCTTGACTCCCGATGGTGAGTTTTTGAAAGCAAGAAACCGAGCAAATGTCAGTCTTGGAGAGGAATTTTACTTTTATCCTATTGAAGAAATTGAAACAAAAAAGCCATCTTTTTGGAGTCGTGTTAAAAAGAAAAATGTGATTATTTATTCTACAAGTGTTCTCGCGGCAGTCCTCTTATTTATCTCTTTTTTACCAATGATGCTTACATCTAATAAGGTCTATGCGTATGTATCAATTGATATTAATCCAAGCGTAGAAATTGGAATTAATGAACATCTTGATGTTATAAGCCTTGTAGCGATGAATGACGATGGTACAAAGCTGTTAAATAATTTTGCTGATTGGAAAAATAAGCATATTGATACTGTAACTGAGGCAATCATTGAAAAAAGTATGCAAGATGGATTTCTAGATCATGATACTAAAGAAGTTCTGATTACTACAATAGTTAATGGCAATGAAACTAAGGCAAGCAGTAAAATTGACCAAGAACTAGAAGATTTAAGTGAGCAATATGAGAAGGGTAAACAAATTATTGTAACGACTGAAAAAAGTAATCTTGAGGTGCGCGAAAAAGCAAGATCGCAGGGGATATCCACAGGTAAGTTGATTCAGTTGGAAAAACAAAAAGAAAAAGAGTTGAAGAATACGGTAGATACCGTACCGGATACCTCTAAGGCTGAAAAGAATATTGTGCCGGCTGAAATAACAACAACAACTAAAACAATAGATGATGAAAAAGAAAAGATTAATAAAAGTAATCGAAACAAGAAAAGTGTAAATGATGAAAATAATAATGGTAAGAACAATAGGCTGGAAAATCAAAAACATAACAATGGGAAAAGTAACAAAGAAAACAAGAATAATAGTAATGAATCAAATGGGAAAAACAAAGTTGCTAGTGACGAAAAGAAGAAAAATAATGCTTTAAATCGTAGTAATGGAAAAAAGAAGGAAGAAGTTAAAAAGAAGTCTTCGGAGTTAGACCACTTAAAATCACCACGGGAAAGACTAGAACAAAGACTAAAGAATCTGCCTGGTAATGGTAGAGGTAACAGTAATGGCAATGGTCACAGTAACGGTAGGGATAAAAACAACTAA
- a CDS encoding alpha/beta-type small acid-soluble spore protein encodes MANNSNKLLVPGIEQALDQIKYEIAQEFGVKLGSDTVSRANGSVGGEITKRLVAQAQSQLKGE; translated from the coding sequence ATGGCAAACAATAGTAATAAATTACTTGTTCCTGGTATTGAACAAGCTTTAGATCAAATTAAGTATGAAATTGCCCAAGAATTCGGTGTGAAACTTGGATCAGATACAGTATCACGTGCAAATGGATCTGTTGGTGGAGAAATTACAAAACGCTTAGTAGCTCAAGCGCAATCTCAATTAAAAGGCGAGTAA
- the corA gene encoding magnesium/cobalt transporter CorA, which translates to MIQVIGITHQQEVISNIPLNEFDSSSYRWCWIDFNKPTNQEIDYLDTVFRFHPLAIEDCTHGLQRPKLDYYEDYTFFVTHILTKSLTKEELNFFIGDGFIVTFHFEDSKELNDIWNKIIKRQNIEKWNEFTVFYHILDKIVDHYFVVLYQIEDRLDKIENNHEDKMDLLLDQLFDTRHDLLTMRHTVDPMRDLLYRMINSHHLDGIEKRKEYFGDIYDHLLKLSEMITSNREITSDIRDSYISINSHQTNKIVRILTIITSIFAPLTFIAGIYGMNFNYMPELNWRYGYLGALAIMTCTSIAMFIWFKRKGWF; encoded by the coding sequence ATGATACAAGTTATAGGAATTACTCATCAACAAGAGGTCATTTCAAATATACCGCTAAATGAATTTGATTCCTCATCTTATAGATGGTGCTGGATTGATTTCAATAAACCTACAAATCAGGAAATAGATTACCTTGATACTGTATTTAGGTTCCATCCATTAGCTATAGAAGATTGCACACATGGTTTACAACGTCCAAAGCTCGATTATTATGAAGATTATACCTTCTTTGTAACTCACATCTTAACTAAGAGTTTAACAAAGGAAGAACTAAACTTTTTTATTGGTGATGGTTTCATCGTTACATTTCATTTTGAGGATTCTAAAGAACTAAATGATATATGGAACAAAATTATCAAGAGGCAGAACATTGAGAAGTGGAATGAATTTACAGTGTTTTACCATATTCTAGATAAAATTGTGGATCACTATTTTGTGGTATTATATCAAATAGAAGATCGACTCGATAAAATTGAGAATAATCATGAAGATAAGATGGATTTGCTATTGGATCAACTGTTCGATACAAGACATGATTTATTAACGATGAGACACACAGTTGATCCTATGAGAGATTTATTATACAGAATGATAAATTCGCATCACTTAGATGGAATTGAAAAACGAAAAGAGTACTTTGGTGATATATATGACCATTTATTAAAACTATCTGAGATGATCACGTCTAATCGTGAAATCACATCTGATATTAGGGATAGCTATATCTCAATAAATTCTCATCAAACCAATAAAATCGTCCGAATCTTAACCATTATTACATCCATATTTGCACCATTAACATTTATCGCAGGTATTTACGGGATGAATTTTAATTATATGCCGGAACTTAATTGGCGATACGGTTATCTAGGAGCACTAGCCATAATGACTTGTACCTCTATTGCCATGTTTATCTGGTTTAAACGAAAAGGCTGGTTTTAG